AAGGCCGCAAGCAACGGCAGCACGATCGTCTACGACGGCAACACCGCCGGCGCCGGCCGCGAGAACCTCGCCGCGGCGGTCAATGCCAAGGTCGCGCTCGATCCGGTCAGCGTCTCATTCGGTGCAGAGCCCTCGGGCAGCGGCCAGACGCGTTCCGCCACCGTCACGCTCACCAACCTCAGCGGCGCGGCGCAGACGTACTCGCTCGCCGTCAGCCCGGTCAGTGGCAGCGGCGTCGGTTTCAGCGTCTCGACACCGAGCGTGACCCTGGCCGCCGGCGCCAGCACCACTGTCAGCGTCAGCACCAACGCCGCACAAGGCGCAACAGCAGGTGGCAAACAGGCCGTGTTGTGGATCAGCAGCGGCGGCACGCCGGTCGCCCATGCAGTGCTCTACACCCTGGTGAAGTAAGCCTCACGGGGCACCCAGTCTCGGGCGCCCCACTCCTTCCCCGGTGCCCGCCGCGCAAAGAGCTTCGCTTTGGCACCGGGGGCAACGCTGCCCCGGCGGACAGCGACTACACTGCGCGCGATTCCCGTTCGGAGCGCCCGATGCAGCTACGTGACCTCGATCCATTCAACGCCGACGAGATTGCGCTCGTCGCCCAACGCATGCGCGACACGCTGGTCGAGGTGGAAGGCGCAGAGCGCGGCGCCGCTATGTACACGATGGCGTGGCTTGAAAACCGGGTGCGTTGGCACCTCGACCCTGCCAACACCCGCGCACGGGTGGTGCTGGCACTGGCGGACGGTGACACGGTTGCCGGGCACACGATTTTCCGCATCGAGCACGACGCCAGCGGCATGTTCGGCTTGATCTCGACGACCTATGTGCTGCCCGCGTTCCGCCGCCACGGCGTCGCGCAGGCGCTGCTCGAATGCGCAGAGGCGTGGTTCCGCGCGCAAGGGGTGCCGCAGTGCTGCACCTGGACCTCGTCCACCAACCGGCCGCTGATCGGGCTCTACGCCCGTAACGGTTACAGCGAGGCCGAGCGCGGCCCGAACGACCTGACCGGCACGATGATGGTGCGACTGGCCAAGGGGCTCACCACATCCTGATCCGGGCAGGGGGCCGGTGCTGTGCCAGCCCCCCCCTGCGGCATTCAACTGCGCCAGGGCAGATCGATGGCGCTGCCGTCGGGCAGGAAGGTGGCTACCGGCGATGCGCCGAACACGCCGAGGATCTCAAGCGGCTGCGGGCCGGGGTTGAAGATCTGGTGGTCGCGGCCACGCGGCAGCACCACGGTGCTGTCGGCACCGAAGCGCTGCGTCTGGCCATCCACCACCAGCTCGCCCCAACCGGACAGGCACAGCACCACTTCGTCGCAGTCGTGGCGGTGCGGCGGGGTCGCCGCGCCGGGTTGCAGCGTCTGCCGCCACATCGACAGTTGAGACACGCCCTCGTCATGGCCGACCCAGGTGGCATGCGCCACGCCGGGGATGGGAGTGGAGGTCGGGCGGGATTGTTCGATCACGTTCATGGCTTGCTCCTGAGTGGGAATCGGGGATATCCAGGGCGCCTTGGATGGAGGCCATTTTCCGCAGCCGAGCGGTGATTCGGTAGATGCGCGAGTGTCGTAACATTGCCGAACGTTTTTCGTGAATCGGACACTCATGAAAGGCTTGCATCCACTCGTCGCATTTGCCCAGACAGCGCGCCGGCGCAGCTTTGCCGCGGCTGCACGGGATCTCGGCGGGACGCCTTCCACCGTTGCCAAGAGTGTCGCGCGGCTGGAGGCATCGCTCGGCGTGCAGCTCTTTCACCGCACCACCCGGCAGGTGAACCTCACGGCGGATGGCGAACGGCTCTTTCAGCGCTGTGAACGGGTGCTGGCCGAACTCGAAGACCTCTACGCCGATGCAGCCGGCACGCGCGGCGCAATCAGCGGCACCTTGCGCATCGACATGCCGATCACCTACGGGCGCCGGGTGTTGCTGCCACTGCTGGCGGGCTTGCTGCGCCAGCACCCGCAACTGCGCCTCGACGCGCGGCTGCGCGATGACTATGCCGATCTGGTGCGCGACGGCCTCGAC
This region of Niveibacterium umoris genomic DNA includes:
- a CDS encoding GNAT family N-acetyltransferase, whose protein sequence is MQLRDLDPFNADEIALVAQRMRDTLVEVEGAERGAAMYTMAWLENRVRWHLDPANTRARVVLALADGDTVAGHTIFRIEHDASGMFGLISTTYVLPAFRRHGVAQALLECAEAWFRAQGVPQCCTWTSSTNRPLIGLYARNGYSEAERGPNDLTGTMMVRLAKGLTTS
- a CDS encoding cupin domain-containing protein, which encodes MNVIEQSRPTSTPIPGVAHATWVGHDEGVSQLSMWRQTLQPGAATPPHRHDCDEVVLCLSGWGELVVDGQTQRFGADSTVVLPRGRDHQIFNPGPQPLEILGVFGASPVATFLPDGSAIDLPWRS